A window from Nitrosopumilus adriaticus encodes these proteins:
- a CDS encoding VTT domain-containing protein, producing MDFVDLFPFAPEVGYLSLSLVNFFGSLVPFVPLPGFLLLATMAVGDQFDLHILAILSAVTATVAKQIIFYVSYGGRKIINEKTRKRMRPFERLVKRYGAGAAFFAAATPIPDDLVYVPLGLAKYNPKRFFIATLTGKIVLSYSIVFISHYLGLSLVEPFIENIDDATPIYIGIIIFGAMMTAVVVLLLRLDWARILGKFAPWTLDENNED from the coding sequence GTGGATTTTGTTGACCTATTTCCATTTGCCCCGGAAGTAGGTTATCTGAGTTTATCTCTTGTCAATTTCTTTGGTTCTTTGGTTCCATTTGTTCCTCTGCCAGGATTTTTACTACTTGCTACTATGGCAGTAGGTGATCAATTTGATCTACATATTCTAGCAATACTTTCTGCTGTTACTGCAACTGTTGCAAAGCAAATAATCTTCTATGTTAGTTATGGTGGACGAAAAATCATCAATGAGAAGACTAGAAAACGAATGCGACCCTTTGAAAGATTAGTTAAACGATATGGTGCGGGAGCTGCATTTTTCGCTGCAGCAACTCCGATTCCAGATGATCTAGTATATGTCCCATTGGGATTGGCAAAGTATAACCCAAAGCGATTCTTTATTGCAACTCTAACTGGCAAAATAGTTCTTAGTTATTCAATTGTTTTCATCTCACATTATCTTGGTTTGTCTCTGGTAGAGCCTTTTATTGAAAACATAGATGATGCTACTCCAATTTACATTGGAATTATAATTTTTGGGGCAATGATGACTGCTGTAGTAGTTTTGCTTTTAAGATTAGATTGGGCAAGGATTCTGGGAAAGTTTGCGCCATGGACATTGGATGAAAATAATGAAGATTAA
- a CDS encoding DNA-3-methyladenine glycosylase, with protein sequence MLPRDFYNKDTVTVARNILGKRIVRKIKGSVMAGIITETEAYRHSDDPASHAFGKQTDRNKVMFGEVGHAYVYFTYGMHYCFNVVARHSNIKAGAVLIRAIEPEKGIKKIQKNRGITNTKNLTNGPAKLTQALGITKEHYGVDLTQDSNLYIEDGIKIKKIYDSPRVGIKKATDKLWNFKINIEKN encoded by the coding sequence ATGCTTCCTAGAGATTTTTACAATAAAGACACAGTAACAGTTGCAAGAAATATTTTAGGAAAAAGAATTGTTAGAAAAATTAAGGGGTCAGTCATGGCAGGAATTATTACTGAAACTGAGGCATACAGGCATTCAGATGATCCTGCCAGCCATGCGTTTGGTAAGCAGACAGATAGAAACAAAGTGATGTTTGGTGAAGTAGGCCACGCATACGTGTATTTCACATATGGAATGCATTATTGCTTTAATGTAGTTGCAAGACACTCAAATATCAAAGCAGGTGCGGTTTTAATTCGTGCAATCGAACCTGAAAAAGGAATAAAAAAAATACAAAAAAATAGAGGAATTACAAACACAAAGAATCTAACAAACGGGCCTGCAAAATTAACACAAGCACTAGGTATAACTAAAGAACATTACGGTGTAGATTTAACACAAGATTCAAATCTATACATTGAAGACGGAATAAAAATTAAAAAAATTTATGATTCCCCAAGAGTTGGAATTAAAAAGGCAACTGACAAGTTATGGAATTTTAAAATAAATATTGAAAAAAATTAA
- a CDS encoding uracil-DNA glycosylase, which yields MKQKLEDIKQNVINCTKCDLCKTRTNSVPGKGNFKSDVIFVGEAPGRNEDKNGEPFVGVAGKKLSAALDEAGISRESVYITNVVKCRPPKNRVPSTDERETCKEYLKQEISIIKPKIICILGNTAFNSILGGSEITKFRGKVVRKDNQLYFLTIHPAATIYNQQLIDVLKEDILKLFDNIRELKDGKEITIDIEYAS from the coding sequence ATGAAACAAAAATTAGAAGACATAAAACAAAATGTAATAAATTGTACAAAGTGTGATCTTTGTAAAACTAGAACCAACTCAGTTCCAGGAAAAGGGAATTTTAAATCTGATGTGATTTTTGTAGGAGAGGCACCTGGAAGAAATGAAGACAAAAACGGAGAGCCATTTGTAGGGGTTGCAGGAAAAAAATTATCAGCCGCACTTGATGAAGCAGGAATTTCTAGGGAATCAGTATACATCACAAATGTTGTAAAATGCAGACCCCCAAAAAACAGAGTTCCAAGTACAGATGAAAGAGAGACATGTAAAGAATACCTAAAACAAGAAATTTCAATTATAAAACCAAAAATAATTTGCATATTAGGAAATACAGCATTTAATTCTATTTTAGGAGGATCTGAGATAACAAAATTTAGAGGAAAAGTTGTTAGAAAAGATAATCAATTGTATTTTCTCACCATCCACCCAGCAGCAACAATCTATAATCAACAACTAATTGATGTTTTAAAAGAAGACATTTTAAAATTATTTGATAACATAAGAGAGTTAAAAGATGGAAAAGAAATCACTATAGATATCGAATATGCTTCCTAG
- a CDS encoding TldD/PmbA family protein, translating into MNGILQDLADKGIRYAMDSGAQYCDIRAEEQEKKSVQIENKEIENVRTLSDSGLGIRLFKEGAWSFCSITKPESFDEIKEKINDAIKNSSHHAKKNNTVDLYPNPTKNIKVDFPVLKKPSIDELISIGLECSKIILETPRIIKSVVSPWYTTNSKYFVNSEGSKIEQNFTDVVTDMIAVAHDEGITQAINITEGGRGGLEQITSRGKIQLKAKEIAQKASELIFAKSVKEETGTVVMNPDFVSLLTHEILGHPSEADRVLGKEMAWAGGAWWKGRIGMKIGPENLNVFDDPTIKESLGWYNFDDEGVETKKTKLVEEGILVNHMQNRETARIFNTEPTGNMRATNYRFMPLIRMACTCIGNGDRKPDEIIKEVKNGYLISNMKIPSIDMKRYNWSISCQYAQKIENGEITDLLRDVIVMGTAPEFFESIDACGNDFTVRPITNCGKGDPMQSMIMGNGGPTVRGTATIKSVN; encoded by the coding sequence ATGAATGGCATACTGCAAGATCTAGCTGATAAAGGGATCAGGTATGCCATGGATTCTGGTGCCCAATATTGCGATATTAGGGCAGAAGAGCAAGAAAAGAAATCAGTCCAAATTGAAAATAAAGAGATTGAAAATGTGAGGACACTTAGTGATTCAGGACTAGGAATCAGATTATTCAAAGAAGGGGCTTGGAGTTTTTGCTCAATTACAAAACCAGAGTCTTTTGACGAAATAAAAGAAAAAATCAACGATGCTATAAAAAACTCATCACATCATGCAAAAAAGAACAATACAGTAGATCTTTACCCCAATCCAACAAAAAATATCAAAGTTGATTTTCCAGTTTTAAAAAAGCCATCAATTGATGAACTAATATCAATAGGATTAGAATGCAGTAAAATTATTTTAGAAACACCACGAATCATTAAATCAGTAGTCAGTCCTTGGTATACAACAAACTCAAAATATTTTGTAAATAGTGAAGGCAGTAAAATTGAACAAAATTTTACAGATGTTGTAACAGATATGATTGCAGTTGCTCATGATGAAGGAATTACACAAGCAATAAACATTACAGAGGGAGGAAGAGGAGGATTAGAACAAATTACAAGTAGAGGTAAAATTCAACTAAAAGCAAAAGAGATTGCTCAAAAAGCATCAGAATTAATTTTTGCAAAATCAGTCAAAGAAGAAACAGGAACAGTTGTAATGAATCCAGATTTTGTATCTTTGCTCACACATGAAATACTAGGTCATCCCTCAGAAGCAGATAGAGTACTAGGAAAAGAAATGGCATGGGCAGGTGGTGCTTGGTGGAAAGGAAGAATTGGAATGAAAATAGGCCCAGAGAATCTAAATGTTTTCGATGATCCCACCATCAAAGAAAGTTTAGGGTGGTATAATTTTGATGATGAAGGAGTAGAAACTAAGAAAACAAAACTGGTTGAGGAGGGAATTTTAGTAAATCATATGCAAAATAGAGAGACTGCAAGAATTTTCAACACAGAACCTACTGGAAATATGAGAGCTACAAACTATAGATTCATGCCTTTGATTCGTATGGCATGCACATGTATTGGGAATGGAGACAGAAAGCCAGATGAAATAATCAAAGAAGTAAAAAACGGATATCTGATTTCAAACATGAAAATTCCATCAATAGATATGAAGCGATACAATTGGAGTATTTCATGCCAATATGCTCAAAAAATTGAAAATGGTGAAATTACTGATTTGCTAAGAGATGTTATTGTGATGGGTACTGCACCAGAGTTTTTTGAATCAATTGATGCGTGTGGAAATGACTTTACTGTTAGGCCAATAACTAATTGCGGTAAAGGAGATCCAATGCAATCAATGATTATGGGAAATGGTGGGCCAACAGTTCGTGGAACTGCAACGATAAAGAGTGTAAACTAG
- a CDS encoding sensor histidine kinase, with amino-acid sequence MKIVSKAYLLIIILIGAAVFNLFLLYQDDKSGITQSYSIISIGDIKVKAESISSLVTSVANGNLEDSGELEKEIDKVQSILIQIKDGGKVNEKDIAKIPEDLYLEYNKVSSSWENFKSNSFNVKNTSVFDPEATNAINYVLQKNQDLVLLTANLERDLESLDRNFNTHKEIAKDLAECAKVIGQQSLLISIGEGENSQELLKEKNLQFEIGIRKLLQISTDDLDVKSVGQTHEEIEPIPRENSETLRKIDPLWEAIQLRINILEERALLSPEFNLAKNQMNEQKLILFEDIDLLINSWNDEITKEGSEGQIIIQILLIVDIAVFILVLMVIRRSLLPLELISKALSKVKEGVYGEKIDYKGTDEVGQLVDNFNIMSNTIKEKAEQAKKTDIAKDEFLAMITHELKTPLVPIQGYSDILLGEHLGKLTDKQKERIGIIKSSSETLLGIISDLLDAQKLDLGQLRMKKEKKNIKDTINKAITSLLPESQKNNIDLSSNLFDLEIEHDPDRIAQVITNLIKNSLTAVEPKIGKIHVSMEDLPREIKITIKDNGVGIPENHQRQLFKKFYQVDATLTRERGGSGLGLAICKGIIDNHLGKISVQSEINKGAEFSFTLPKSNNQKKSAINST; translated from the coding sequence GTGAAGATTGTAAGCAAAGCATATCTTTTGATAATTATTTTGATTGGAGCAGCTGTATTCAATCTATTTCTATTATATCAAGATGACAAATCAGGAATAACACAATCATACTCTATTATTAGTATTGGAGACATCAAAGTAAAAGCTGAATCAATTTCATCACTTGTAACATCAGTTGCAAATGGGAATTTAGAGGATAGTGGTGAATTAGAAAAAGAAATTGACAAAGTGCAATCAATATTAATACAAATCAAAGATGGTGGAAAAGTAAATGAAAAAGACATAGCAAAAATTCCAGAGGACTTGTATTTAGAATATAACAAAGTTTCGTCATCATGGGAAAATTTCAAATCAAATTCTTTTAATGTAAAAAATACATCAGTGTTTGATCCTGAAGCAACAAATGCAATTAATTATGTTTTACAAAAAAATCAGGATCTTGTATTACTTACTGCAAATCTAGAGAGAGATTTAGAAAGTTTGGATAGAAACTTCAATACACATAAGGAGATAGCTAAAGACTTGGCAGAATGTGCAAAAGTGATAGGACAGCAAAGCTTATTGATTTCAATTGGAGAAGGTGAAAATTCACAAGAATTACTCAAGGAGAAAAATCTCCAATTTGAAATTGGGATAAGAAAATTATTACAAATTTCAACAGATGATTTGGATGTAAAAAGCGTAGGGCAAACACATGAAGAGATAGAACCTATTCCAAGAGAAAATTCTGAAACTTTAAGAAAAATAGATCCTCTCTGGGAGGCAATCCAACTTCGAATCAACATACTTGAAGAAAGGGCCTTGTTATCCCCAGAATTTAATCTAGCTAAAAATCAAATGAACGAGCAGAAATTAATTTTGTTTGAAGATATTGATCTGTTAATTAACTCCTGGAATGACGAGATTACAAAAGAAGGGTCAGAAGGACAAATAATTATTCAAATTTTATTAATCGTCGATATTGCAGTGTTCATTTTAGTACTAATGGTGATTAGAAGGTCACTTTTACCATTAGAATTAATCAGTAAAGCATTGTCTAAAGTCAAAGAAGGAGTATATGGTGAAAAAATCGACTATAAAGGCACAGATGAGGTAGGTCAGTTAGTAGATAATTTCAACATAATGTCAAATACAATTAAAGAAAAAGCAGAGCAAGCTAAAAAGACAGATATTGCAAAGGATGAATTTTTAGCAATGATCACTCACGAATTAAAGACACCGTTAGTTCCAATTCAAGGGTATTCAGATATTTTACTTGGAGAACATTTAGGAAAATTAACTGACAAACAAAAAGAACGAATTGGAATTATTAAATCAAGTTCAGAGACACTGTTAGGAATTATTTCAGATTTACTTGATGCACAAAAATTAGATTTGGGCCAGTTAAGAATGAAAAAAGAAAAAAAGAACATCAAAGATACAATCAACAAAGCAATCACATCATTATTACCTGAATCACAAAAAAATAACATTGATCTAAGTTCTAATTTATTTGATTTAGAAATAGAACACGATCCAGACAGAATTGCACAGGTTATTACAAATTTAATCAAAAATAGTTTGACTGCAGTTGAGCCAAAAATAGGTAAAATTCATGTAAGTATGGAAGACCTTCCAAGAGAAATTAAAATAACCATCAAAGACAACGGAGTTGGGATTCCAGAAAACCATCAAAGACAACTTTTCAAAAAATTCTACCAAGTAGATGCAACACTTACTAGGGAAAGAGGAGGAAGTGGATTAGGATTGGCAATATGTAAAGGAATCATAGATAACCATTTAGGTAAGATTTCAGTCCAAAGTGAAATAAACAAAGGAGCTGAATTTTCATTCACACTCCCCAAATCAAATAATCAAAAAAAATCAGCAATTAACTCTACTTAA
- a CDS encoding Hpt domain-containing protein, translating to MSDEFIKIATEEINEEIQAISTILKSCKDNDDVYQNSKDLQSHTHKIKGLAPMMGQEGLGAICSTLDAILKQINDGKKVEGIFDILFEALPHMENSMSQSNYDMNGISDKITNFSSNLK from the coding sequence ATGTCTGATGAGTTCATCAAAATTGCTACTGAGGAAATTAACGAGGAAATTCAAGCAATATCTACAATCTTAAAATCTTGTAAAGACAATGATGATGTGTACCAAAACTCTAAAGATCTACAAAGTCATACGCATAAAATCAAAGGTTTGGCACCAATGATGGGTCAAGAAGGATTGGGAGCAATATGTTCTACCTTGGATGCAATATTGAAGCAAATCAATGATGGTAAAAAAGTTGAAGGCATTTTTGATATTCTTTTTGAAGCACTGCCACATATGGAAAATTCCATGAGTCAATCCAACTATGACATGAATGGTATTTCTGACAAAATCACAAATTTCTCATCTAATTTGAAATGA
- a CDS encoding response regulator has product MAKILIADDSDAIRLVLQDILSIGEHDVVGEATDGAEAVEFYKKLNPDLILLDLAMPQKDGLTVTKEIIAYDQNAKIVLITASDDQKVIQNCLDEGATSYVSKPFDFNSVLDNIKGILESNLGNKSGSIN; this is encoded by the coding sequence ATGGCAAAAATCTTAATTGCTGATGATTCTGATGCAATTCGTCTAGTTTTACAAGATATTTTGTCAATAGGAGAACATGATGTGGTTGGAGAAGCTACTGATGGTGCAGAAGCTGTTGAATTTTACAAAAAACTTAACCCTGATTTGATTTTACTTGACTTGGCTATGCCGCAAAAAGATGGTCTTACAGTTACAAAGGAAATAATTGCATATGATCAAAATGCAAAAATTGTTTTGATTACTGCCAGTGATGATCAAAAAGTAATTCAGAATTGTCTTGATGAGGGCGCTACCTCTTATGTTTCAAAACCATTTGATTTTAATTCTGTTTTAGATAATATTAAGGGAATTTTAGAAAGTAATTTAGGGAATAAATCTGGAAGTATAAATTAG
- a CDS encoding PINc/VapC family ATPase, protein MSKIVADTSVIINGELITQIENGSIKNSQIIIPQAVFDELQSQASNKKEQGFVGLEKIKTLNELSGSFGLEIIMKGPHPSTDDIKFAASGRIDALITDMAKQNGAVLYTSDKVQHLVAQAEGIETVFLKTKIKNEKLEFLKFFDSETMSIHLKENQFPLAKKGTPGAFLLTQISDEILTQSYLKMISSQIFDIANVSDSSTVEISKTGASVIQHDDYRIAITYPPFSESYEITIVHPIIKLSLEDYEISDELMERLSDRAEGIVISGAPGSGKSTLASGLANFYHKKGKIVKTFESPRDLQVDSGITQYGKLDGSFDNTADILLLVRPDYTIFDEVRRREDFRTFADLRLTGVGMVGVVHANSPLDAIQRFIGKIELGIIPNILDTVIFVNDGRIEKVYDLELKVKVPSGMTESDLARPVIEVRNFQDNVLEHEIYTFGEENVIVPVSKRVQKVGIEKLAEDKIKDTFKRYDPSAQVEILSDNRVKVLVNEQYIPSIIGRGGSNINEIEKSLQVHIDVVAKNSETLSLTSNDLPFTFSESKTALLLTVSREYTSMHADIYANDKFLASVRIGKKGQIKIPKRSDTARNLMDVTSSQSDIKLYLKDF, encoded by the coding sequence TTGTCAAAAATAGTAGCTGATACTAGCGTAATAATTAATGGTGAGCTAATTACTCAAATAGAAAATGGTTCTATTAAAAACTCCCAAATTATTATCCCTCAAGCGGTATTTGATGAATTACAATCACAGGCTTCAAATAAAAAAGAACAAGGGTTTGTTGGTTTAGAAAAAATTAAAACACTAAATGAATTATCTGGAAGTTTTGGTTTGGAGATAATCATGAAAGGTCCGCATCCTTCTACCGATGATATCAAGTTTGCTGCTAGCGGTAGAATTGATGCACTCATAACTGACATGGCAAAACAAAATGGTGCTGTTCTTTATACCTCTGATAAGGTACAACATTTAGTTGCACAAGCTGAAGGCATTGAAACTGTATTTCTAAAAACAAAAATTAAAAACGAGAAATTAGAATTTTTGAAATTCTTTGATTCTGAAACTATGAGTATTCATCTTAAAGAAAACCAATTTCCATTGGCAAAAAAAGGAACTCCTGGAGCATTTTTACTAACTCAAATTAGCGATGAAATTCTTACACAGTCTTATTTGAAAATGATTTCATCTCAAATATTTGATATTGCAAATGTTTCTGATTCAAGTACCGTGGAAATCTCAAAGACTGGTGCATCTGTAATTCAACATGATGACTATCGAATTGCAATTACCTATCCTCCATTCTCTGAATCTTATGAGATTACTATAGTACATCCAATCATTAAACTATCTTTAGAAGACTATGAAATCTCTGATGAGTTAATGGAAAGATTGTCTGATAGGGCTGAAGGCATTGTAATTTCTGGTGCGCCTGGATCTGGTAAAAGTACACTTGCATCAGGTCTTGCAAATTTTTATCACAAAAAAGGAAAAATCGTTAAAACATTCGAGTCTCCTCGAGATTTACAAGTTGATTCTGGTATAACACAATATGGAAAATTAGATGGGAGTTTTGATAATACTGCAGATATTTTACTTTTAGTTCGTCCAGATTATACCATTTTTGATGAAGTAAGAAGACGTGAAGATTTTAGAACCTTTGCAGATCTGAGATTAACTGGGGTTGGCATGGTTGGAGTTGTACATGCAAACTCTCCGTTAGATGCAATACAAAGATTCATCGGTAAAATTGAATTGGGAATAATTCCCAATATTTTGGATACTGTAATTTTTGTAAATGATGGAAGAATTGAAAAAGTTTACGACTTGGAATTAAAAGTTAAAGTTCCATCAGGTATGACTGAATCTGATCTTGCAAGACCTGTAATTGAGGTAAGAAACTTTCAAGATAATGTTTTGGAACACGAAATTTACACATTTGGGGAGGAAAACGTTATCGTTCCTGTCTCAAAGCGAGTTCAAAAAGTTGGAATTGAAAAATTAGCCGAGGATAAAATAAAAGATACTTTCAAAAGATATGACCCTAGTGCGCAAGTAGAAATTTTATCTGATAATCGCGTTAAGGTTCTAGTAAATGAGCAATATATCCCATCAATTATTGGACGAGGCGGCTCAAACATTAATGAAATTGAAAAATCCCTACAGGTTCACATTGATGTTGTTGCAAAAAATTCTGAAACCTTATCTTTGACCTCAAATGATCTTCCCTTTACATTTTCAGAATCCAAAACTGCCTTACTACTCACTGTTAGCAGAGAGTACACATCAATGCATGCAGATATCTATGCCAATGATAAATTTTTGGCATCAGTACGAATTGGCAAAAAAGGACAGATAAAAATTCCAAAACGCTCAGATACTGCAAGAAATCTAATGGATGTGACATCCTCTCAAAGTGACATTAAATTATATCTTAAAGATTTTTAA
- a CDS encoding metal-dependent transcriptional regulator: MKSKNTKRLDSIKAAHQTKRTRSSTRMEDYLEIISELVELKGYATTLDISRYMNVSAPSVTKMLQRLDEGGFLEYEKYHGINLTRKGAQVAEGIRQNHGILLEFFEILGVGYDTANQDTEGIEHHLNPKTIRQLRKFITFLKANPKIIENFKNL, from the coding sequence ATGAAATCCAAAAATACAAAGAGATTAGATTCAATAAAAGCTGCCCATCAAACTAAGAGAACCCGTTCAAGTACCAGAATGGAAGATTATTTAGAAATAATATCAGAGCTTGTAGAACTAAAGGGATACGCCACAACATTGGATATTTCAAGATACATGAATGTTAGCGCACCAAGTGTTACCAAGATGCTTCAAAGATTAGATGAGGGAGGGTTTTTGGAATATGAGAAATATCACGGGATTAATCTCACAAGGAAAGGTGCACAGGTAGCTGAAGGGATTAGACAAAATCACGGGATTTTATTAGAATTTTTTGAAATTTTAGGAGTAGGGTATGATACTGCAAATCAAGATACGGAGGGAATCGAACACCATCTCAATCCAAAAACAATTAGACAGCTAAGAAAATTCATTACTTTTCTAAAGGCAAATCCCAAAATAATTGAAAATTTTAAAAATCTTTAA
- a CDS encoding DUF192 domain-containing protein produces the protein MTTRSQVLIPIFIAAVIIGAVGLISIPSESKLESVEFPRGTIKVDDVPLQVQIADTEPRRVRGLMFQDELPSDQGMIFVFEQSGLYSLWMLNMQFPLDMIWFDEDGKVVHIEENIPPCKSPLEITTCQSVVPEKEAVYVLEVTSGFVKQNNITKDSVLSIISI, from the coding sequence ATGACTACTAGATCCCAAGTCCTGATTCCTATTTTTATTGCAGCCGTAATTATCGGTGCTGTGGGTTTGATATCTATTCCAAGTGAGAGTAAACTAGAGTCAGTTGAATTTCCAAGAGGTACAATAAAGGTTGATGATGTTCCCTTACAAGTCCAAATTGCAGACACTGAACCAAGACGCGTTCGTGGTTTAATGTTTCAAGATGAATTACCATCTGATCAAGGAATGATATTTGTATTTGAACAATCTGGTCTTTATTCTCTTTGGATGCTTAATATGCAATTTCCACTTGACATGATTTGGTTTGATGAAGATGGCAAAGTTGTGCATATTGAAGAAAATATTCCGCCATGTAAAAGTCCTTTAGAAATTACAACTTGTCAAAGCGTAGTTCCTGAAAAAGAAGCAGTATATGTACTAGAAGTCACATCTGGATTTGTTAAACAAAACAACATTACTAAAGACTCTGTCTTGAGTATAATTTCTATCTGA
- a CDS encoding sulfite exporter TauE/SafE family protein, whose amino-acid sequence MIEQFWFILLGFAAGVLGSMIGLGGGIIVVPVLTFLGFPPTVAASNSLFAALSNAVASTISYSKQKRIEISLGLKLGLLSIPGTVLGAIISTDVAPEIFKILFGFVLIASASYIFLRKKIESKEKRLSKQIMVFAIGASFFAGIISAFFGIGGGIIFVPLMVVGMGMVMKRAAPTSQLILLFSSLSGVIVHSLLGHPDFTQAGFLAIGSFAGGLVGARLSLDIKERYLQIIVSVVILVAAAKLFLDSATENPGFFGF is encoded by the coding sequence ATGATTGAACAATTTTGGTTTATCCTTTTAGGATTTGCAGCAGGTGTTTTGGGTTCGATGATTGGACTAGGTGGGGGAATTATTGTGGTTCCAGTCTTAACTTTTCTTGGTTTTCCACCTACTGTTGCTGCAAGTAACAGCCTTTTTGCAGCATTAAGCAATGCTGTAGCATCAACAATATCTTATTCTAAGCAAAAAAGAATTGAAATATCCCTTGGATTGAAACTAGGGTTACTTTCAATTCCTGGGACTGTTTTGGGTGCAATAATTTCAACTGATGTTGCACCTGAGATTTTTAAAATTTTATTTGGATTTGTTCTCATTGCCTCAGCATCTTACATTTTTTTGAGAAAAAAAATCGAAAGCAAAGAAAAAAGATTATCAAAACAAATTATGGTATTTGCAATTGGTGCAAGCTTTTTTGCTGGAATCATATCTGCATTTTTTGGAATTGGCGGTGGGATAATCTTTGTACCCTTAATGGTTGTTGGGATGGGAATGGTCATGAAAAGAGCAGCTCCTACATCTCAATTGATACTGTTGTTCTCTTCTTTATCTGGAGTTATTGTTCATAGTCTTTTGGGCCATCCTGATTTTACTCAAGCAGGATTTTTAGCGATTGGATCTTTTGCAGGTGGGTTAGTTGGCGCACGGTTATCGCTTGACATCAAAGAAAGATATTTACAAATTATTGTCTCTGTTGTAATTTTGGTAGCTGCTGCAAAATTATTTTTAGATTCTGCAACTGAAAATCCTGGCTTTTTTGGATTTTAG